Proteins co-encoded in one Streptomyces roseochromogenus subsp. oscitans DS 12.976 genomic window:
- a CDS encoding DUF6879 family protein, whose amino-acid sequence MSQNDVPDFAALLRSAERSAAHLEMRDVYAVGDEAEDFARFRRTGVHPDLDPDSAGWSGWVPLVRETVTRGVQMRRARIVSEPVTDYIRFEHAGTAVNLAAGEQVRWLPRRMASDIALPGNDLWLIDERLVLFHWFTGDGDWAGHEFNEDPAVVKMVTAAFETVWERAVPHEHFAV is encoded by the coding sequence ATGTCGCAGAACGACGTGCCGGACTTCGCCGCACTGCTGCGGAGCGCTGAACGGTCCGCCGCGCACCTGGAGATGCGCGACGTCTACGCCGTCGGCGATGAGGCCGAAGACTTCGCCCGGTTCCGGCGCACGGGAGTCCATCCGGACCTTGACCCTGACTCCGCAGGATGGTCAGGGTGGGTGCCGCTGGTGCGAGAGACCGTCACCCGGGGTGTGCAGATGCGCCGGGCCCGGATCGTATCCGAGCCGGTGACCGACTACATCCGCTTCGAACACGCGGGGACTGCCGTGAATCTGGCGGCAGGAGAACAGGTTCGGTGGCTCCCCCGGCGAATGGCCTCCGACATCGCTCTGCCCGGGAACGACCTCTGGCTGATCGATGAGCGTCTGGTCCTCTTCCACTGGTTCACCGGTGACGGCGACTGGGCAGGACACGAGTTCAACGAGGACCCCGCCGTGGTGAAGATGGTCACGGCGGCGTTCGAGACGGTGTGGGAGCGCGCCGTTCCTCACGAGCACTTCGCCGTCTGA
- a CDS encoding helix-turn-helix domain-containing protein — protein MPASPSSSAQAAREALAVRLAHLRKDAGLSGKELSVRCGWHPAKTTRIQKGEAAPTDADIRAWCAACEAEGQIEDLIATARAVDSMYVEWRRLQRNGMRKVQEDFFALHAQAQICRSYVSNVVPGFFQTPAYATALMETITDFQGTPNDVPEAVAARVARSRFLYEGGHRFVVLMEECVLRYRLGDAETMAAQLRHLLTVMPLASVSLGIIPFTARRSMWPLEAFYLYDDRHLVVETLTAEVNVTQPRELADYAKAFAELAKMALYGDRARRLITTAIDCLG, from the coding sequence ATGCCCGCTTCTCCCTCGTCCAGCGCTCAGGCGGCCCGTGAAGCACTCGCGGTGCGCCTGGCGCACCTGCGCAAGGACGCCGGCCTCAGCGGAAAAGAACTCTCCGTCCGCTGCGGCTGGCATCCTGCGAAGACCACTCGCATTCAAAAGGGCGAGGCCGCCCCTACGGACGCCGATATCCGTGCCTGGTGCGCAGCGTGTGAGGCCGAGGGTCAGATCGAAGATCTCATCGCAACGGCCCGCGCGGTCGACTCGATGTACGTGGAATGGCGCAGGCTCCAGCGCAACGGCATGCGCAAGGTCCAAGAGGACTTCTTCGCCCTCCACGCACAGGCCCAGATCTGCCGCTCCTACGTCTCCAACGTCGTGCCCGGGTTCTTCCAGACCCCTGCGTATGCCACGGCGCTCATGGAGACCATCACCGACTTCCAGGGCACCCCCAACGACGTCCCCGAAGCCGTCGCCGCCCGTGTCGCCCGCTCCCGCTTCCTGTACGAAGGGGGTCACCGCTTCGTCGTCCTCATGGAGGAGTGCGTCCTGCGCTACCGCCTCGGCGACGCGGAGACCATGGCTGCACAACTGCGGCACTTGCTCACCGTCATGCCGCTCGCCTCTGTCTCCCTCGGGATCATCCCGTTCACCGCTCGGCGCTCCATGTGGCCGCTGGAGGCGTTTTACCTCTACGACGACCGTCACCTGGTCGTGGAAACCCTCACAGCCGAGGTCAACGTGACGCAGCCCCGCGAACTGGCCGACTACGCCAAGGCGTTCGCCGAGCTGGCAAAAATGGCCCTCTACGGCGACCGTGCCCGTCGGCTCATCACCACCGCGATCGACTGCCTCGGGTGA